The window gctattgTCTCAGTTTTCTCTAAAAATAGAACTACGAAATTCATGCTTGGACCCTACATTTGGGAACTTGAGGCTTCCAGCACCATGCTGtgcattttgatttgtttttctgaCATTTCTCTAACCTCTGTAGTCCATAGCATAGTACAAGGAATTATTTGTTCAGGAGGGCAATAAAAATGCTGTATTTGGCCTTCTGGAAGACTCCACCCTGAAGTTACAAAATCTGTGCCAGTGTTTTCACACTTGTAATAATAAAAGATCTTATATTGCTATTTCAGCCCAAAAGCTGTAAAATTGAAGTGTATGAAAAcaaaatttatcattttattttatctttaaaaatcttataaaaaaaacagacatagtcagaaatattagccctccttattttttccccattttctgtttaacgaaaagaagattttttcccccaacacatttcttaacataatagtttaaatagcttatttcttttattttcatgataccaacacataatattttactagatatttttcacggtactagtattcagtttaaagtgcaatgTAAAGGCTTTACTCCATTGATTaggttaggcaagttagggtaattaggcaaaacaTATTATAACCAGGgttttgttctgtaggcaatcaggaaataaaaatattaaataggtgactaataatattgaccttaaaatggctttgaaaaaatacaaactgcttttattctagccaaaataaaacaaataagactttctcattcattcattttcttttcggcttagtcccttaattaatccagggtcaccaccaacttatccagcaggtttctacgcagcggatgcccttccagctgcaacccatctctgggaaaacaacTTTcttgagaagaaaaaatatgattggaaatactttgaaaaattccttgctctgttaaccatcatttgggaaatatttaaaatagaaaaacaaattcacaggagggcgattgattttgacttcaactgtagttccCAATCCACCATTTAGTAAACATTGTATTTTCGAATTGTCACTTTCAAGACATTGTAaaaaattactattattgtttttattaaagagttattttggttttgtatattatatttatttgtttttaagtaaaaaagATGTTTCTGTTTTTCAAGATGTTTAGGAAATCCTCATGAGACTTAATGAAGACGAAATGTTCATATTGAGTAAACTTATTACGCTTGTTTCTAGGACATTTAAGAAATCATGGGAAGTTTTAAAGGCCATGCATTGCCTGGAAGTTTCTTCCTGATCACTGGTCTCTGGTGGGCTGCCAAGCAGACGTTTTTGTATGCCACCCGCAGGAACAAAAGTGCCGGTGCCGGCAGACTGGCATCTCGAGCTCTCCAACGCCGCATAGAAATCATAGAAGGAGCTGTCATTTTATCGTTTTCTATTATTGGTAAGTTGCTGACTTGCTTTCCTTTATATAATAAGAGGTTTCACCATACAAGTGGACAAAACAAAGGTTTTCCCAGGTGTCTTTGGTTTCAGTGTTGCAGTGTGAATTTAAGACTTCCATTGTTACCACTTGACCTTTTATTCTAACACTCTCTATTCGGTATATTAAAAAATCATCAGGTTTTCTTACACCAGCACTTTCTATTCTATTTTCTAAAATTAATTGGGGCCTATAGATTTTTCACTTTTATAGTTGGGCTTCCTTATACTGTACATCCAGATCTTTTTAGTTAGCAGGAAGCCATGGTTCTTgaaaaaacataaattattaaaaacaataaaataggaTGTTTAGGATAAATAAGAACTGTTAACAacaccaagctgaaaagaaaattaattaatgaataaataataacacCATATTTATGAAACACATTCTATTGACTATATACTACATGTGTTGGAAATTTCAGAACCCAGGCCACGAGACTCATTACATTCTTTATTGAGACATGTTGGTTGTTCTGCAGTCAAGCAGCATCTTCAAAAAGTCCACATAAGTTTGCGAGAAATGTTATGGCGAGGGGCAGTGTTAAGGTGGAGAtcaaatgaatttaaatgagGTAAATAGGTGAAATAACCTGTCCAGCCACCGTCCAGACAAGTTTCACTTACCCGAATCTAATCAATAAaaagagtttcttttttctgaatGGATTCCAACAATAAAGGCACAATCATTGAGACacttatgatttaaaaaaagatacaaaaaaaaagtattactttTTAGTTGTATATATTAGGGCCCtaacatacacccggcgcaataatgtgcaagacgtgtttggcacgatttgttgctattttcagaacaACACAAccttaattttcacgttttgcggcACGTTGATTAAAATAGCAAATCCACTTTtatcactttgtggactcatgggtgttccggtccagaaaagaggtgtgttaaggtggaTTGTTGGTGCATTACTATTctaagaaactgaaatagactgtgcaatttaccagctgaaagcaggtctaaagtccagcacagagtgtgttagttgtgcgccttaaatgcatacacattgcttaatacacaaagCATATACAGGAATATGCAaacatctttacaaatgaaaattaattaaaggattaaactATTACAATGATtataattttctacataaatataaaaaccactacctcctttttttagtttattcatgacaaattgctgttgtataatgttattattagaagtggtattatttattatatgcatatttatatttattttattaaaaacaagcttagatttgtccacctgtcgggttttggaccatatggggcataggacgTGCATTTggataaatatatgtatgtttgaccacacttcattattattgtttatttattcatttgttggaaattaaaactaaaaaaaaaatacttttgaaactaatctttgtgcttaagctaaattaaatatgtaggcagATGGATGTgcatacaacaccgtttccttttccacaaaagtaaaggagtaaagggtAAAGGAAGGTAAAGAGGCCAAAtagaggaggcttgttctttatccttgcgctgtagagggtctgtttaactgttttcttgctagtaaagcattcagtttttccatttactaTATCAGGCATGTAAACCGAAAATGCACCATGGCCCGATGCAACcaactcttaaaggaaatgggagattagactctgattggtttaatgcacgttatgctcaaaacacacccataactcattaagaaaataagcactaccttgttagaccatgtgccagggcgcagaggctatttttccatccttaatatagcaaaagtgaattctgacatgcccttaatgcttttgcgccatgtgctttagactttgcgcctagatcattaaaatagagcccttattgttcatttggaactAGATTATAGAAATTTTTATGTTCACACGTCAGCCAGCCTGCCAGTCAttttctgcttaatatctgcacACAGTTTTGATGTtccatataaaaacaatacactGACCCTTACCAAATTTGCAAGCCTACTTATTCTCTTAACTCCAAACTGATAACCACATATTCAGTTATTATTCTACCGACATTATAATGGCTGACCATTGTGGTTGCAGGCATTCATAGTTAACAGAATCTCTGAAGGCGTGCATCAAAATAACATGCTTCTTACTTGTTTTTGCTTCTTATTCATCCTTTTTCACAAAATCTCATTTTGAGGCTACCTGCTGTGAGCTATTTTATTAAGGATTGAAAGCATGTTTGAAACACAATAGCTTAAATGATTGTTCTCCTGATGTTTACACAGGGATGCTAGCGGAGCAACTTTTAGCAGGTGGACCCAAGTTTCAGCTGTATGATTCCTCCACTCAGCACTGGGAGCAGCTGATGAACTGGCAGCACACCACTATGTACCTGTTCTTTGCCATCTCAGGGGCCATTTCTCTCACAGTCCACAGCACAGACATTGCACCAATTGCATTAGACCGCATGCTGCTGGCTCTTGCTTTTTTTAATGAGGGTAGGaacctgttttttgtttttttaaaacatatttcctAATTTTGAAATGGAGCTAATACTGTGTAAAAGTGTATAGACTATTTTAAcatggtgatgtcattggcccatgaacattttctgcttattatcaaaatatttcatatctggaacaatataaatatacagttgaagaattatcagcccccctaaattattagcccccctgttattttttttccccaatttctttttaacatagagcagatttttttcaacacatttcttaacaaaatagtttttataactcatttctaataactgatttattttatctttgccatgatgacagtaaataatattttactagatattcttaagacacttctgtacagcttaaagtgacattttagaggcttaattaggttaacttggcaggttaggttaattaggcacgttaatgtatattgatggtttgttctgttgactattgaaaaaaatttttacttagaagggctaataatgttgtccttaaaatagtgatttaaaaatgtataactgcttttattctagctgaaataaaacaaataagactttctcaagatgtaaaaatattatcagacatactgtgaaaatttccatgctgtgttaaacatcatttggaaaatataaaaaaaaagaaaaaaaattaaaggggggctaataattctgacttcataaacTCTGATGAAAACACATTTACCAAACTAATTCCTTAAGTCTCATCAAAAAGTAATAgcaattatttctgttaaattttaaacaataattgCACAAAAAGAGCACAAAAAAGAGATTATAACACTGATAGTATTTCCATACAAATTATATAATGATTTGTCACTGAAATTCTTGTGATTTTGAAATCACATCTAAAAAATTACTAGAGTATTTAAGGCTAAAATCATTTTCTATCATTTGTTTTAcacatctgacctttgacctttgACTTATAACTTTGTCCCATTAGGGTAAATAATTTTTGGAAAATTTTCTGAAACTtcacacatttaaatacattttccctGTTTAGAAAGAAGTCAATCACTGTCTTAGTGTTTCAGAAACTTGtctaacacttttttttaaatgttattaaatttctTCATATACCACTAAATTTGTTTTAGAACTTATTTTTCCTAATAGATACAAATTGAGGCACAAGAGCCAACATATAACTGAAGATGAGCCTTAATTTAAAGTGCAACTATGCTATTTGAGTTAGATTAGAACACTAGGGTCAgtctcagttcctggagggccacagctctgcacagtttaagctgcggtcacaataGAGTTCGAGcaagcaaaattctgtcatacggcgctgcgaaaaggggcggaattaaacaagatgattagacatttaaaatgcAAGCTATTGGTCTATAATTAAAATTTCTTTACAGAGGGGTCATGTTTTGTTCTTCAATCATGTGAtacaattttgcaggtcagagttcaccaagcttgaactttccaatgcagtgaACTGCAGAACTTGTcacacgagcttgcgtttctggtctgtcGTATTCACATACATATGAATGGAATGGGGAAAAAAGTGTGATCGCGGCTTTAgatctaaccctaattaaacacacctgatcaaactaattgatcCGTTCAGGCTtctttgaaacctacaggtaaatccacggtcacactgcacttttcccccatagactttcattcatattgATGCAAATGCAACAGACCGGAGACGCAAGCTCATATGACAAGTTTCGCAGTgcttggtgaattctgacctgcgaaatcaccaATGGAATGAGATCAAAACATAacctctgtacagaaatttaaacaaatagaccaatcactcacttttttaatgtttaatcatcttgtttaatctcatGCCTtttacaacagaattttgcatgctcaaactcttgtGTGTCCACGGTATAAGTGTGTTGAAACAGGGTTGCAACTAAATTATGCAGGGCACCCCTGGATTAGAAGTTCATTAAAACTGCAAGTGTCACTTGTATGTAGagaaaaatgtattttcataatttaaagtacttcaaaaatcacatttaaagtaCACTGCCTCTTTCAGGATTCCTGTTCCTTTACCATCTCCATGGTAGAGGCATGCTCGATGTCCACGTGCACACCCTTCTTCTCTATGCCATCTTTGGACAAGCCTTCATTTGCCTTCTGGAGGTTTTCCACCGGGGGAATATTCTGCTTGAGCTGCTCAGAGCAACTCTCACTGTACTGCAGGGCAGCTGGTTCTGGCAGGTCAGTGGTAGTGACTGCAGGTATTGTACATGCTGTCCTTTCAGTTTCCACTGTTCAACTCTTATCTCTTATTCTTGTGTTTTTCTAGATTGGCTTTGTTCTGTACCCTCCTAGTCAAGTGAAATGGGATCTGGCAGACCACGACAATGCAGTGTTCGTCACATTATGCTACTGTTGGCACCTTGCGTTTGCTTTGCTCACTGTGGCTGTAGTGTACTGGTCTGTCCTCTGGTGAGCATAACAGCTGCTTGAAAATGTCCTgccaaaaattacaattcagaTCTAAAAATTATACTCAGACTCAATTTTATTATCCcatttagggaaactaaaattacAACAAAGTGCAATAACAGaggcgaagttccatgtacacattaccaaaatattaccacacaacataCAATACATCATTTTGTAGGTGCATCTCCCTCCCACCCTGGACTCATTTAGtgacttagggctctattttgacggtccatgtgcagagcgcaaatcgcagggcgcaaacgctttcaggacgtgtcaggatgcgtttttgctaatttaaggacaggaaatctgccttgcgccgcggcgcatggtctaaaagggttgagtttattttcttaattagttataggtgtgttttgagaataaaccaattagaatctcatctcccattacctttaagagtcagctgcgtcgcgccaagagtgcattcgctatttacagggcgcaaagtaagtctaagtggaaaaaatgagcatttcacaagcaaacagttaacagttttttaacagaaaactgttaaacagagcatccactgcttgagaatgagagataatggatcactttcattttcgctcttggatagggaaacctttacgcacagacatcaattagtctataaataaatacttttgtttgttaagcgcaaatattcgtttcaaaactatttctaaattcagttctaatttccagcaaacgaataaatgaataataagagcaaaatgtgctcaaaaacctgagttatatcctaaaacacaagctgtgccccatatggtctaaaacctgacaggtgggcaaatctaagcttgtttttaataaaacaaatataaatatggatataataaataatactgctaataataataacattatacaaaagcaaattgttctgaatgaactgaaaaagcctcccgagatgaagaagacataaaagcagtggtttttcatatttataggctagaaaataatgttttgtaatatttgaatcctttatatttatattctatatctattcttatatactatatatatccttaatatttaaattttttcatatgtaaagatatttgcctattgctctcttgtgcgtattaagcagtgcgtaagtgaggcgcaactctgcgccagagtttagaccgggttagttttggtctaatgaaaaatctattatagattctcaaaatagcaacgcgccagcggtccacctcagaacgccttcctttttagaccagaacgcctatggg is drawn from Danio rerio strain Tuebingen ecotype United States chromosome 6, GRCz12tu, whole genome shotgun sequence and contains these coding sequences:
- the tmem45a gene encoding transmembrane protein 45A: MGSFKGHALPGSFFLITGLWWAAKQTFLYATRRNKSAGAGRLASRALQRRIEIIEGAVILSFSIIGMLAEQLLAGGPKFQLYDSSTQHWEQLMNWQHTTMYLFFAISGAISLTVHSTDIAPIALDRMLLALAFFNEGFLFLYHLHGRGMLDVHVHTLLLYAIFGQAFICLLEVFHRGNILLELLRATLTVLQGSWFWQIGFVLYPPSQVKWDLADHDNAVFVTLCYCWHLAFALLTVAVVYWSVLCAVRSRLRRVPPMEMGLLKPREKEVESEDEIL